A stretch of Alkalicella caledoniensis DNA encodes these proteins:
- a CDS encoding plasmid recombination protein — translation MKRSISIAKGKGSIGHNSRNFKAENVDPERTQFNTCYVNEDIHQVYHKLFDTALENYNAKQKRNDRKIPDYYEKIHTSKQEKLFYEIVVQIGNFEDMSATDENGKLAEKILHQYMAEFQDRGPTLYAFSAHLHMNEATPHLHIDFVPYTDGNKRGLETKNR, via the coding sequence GTGAAACGATCAATTAGTATTGCAAAAGGCAAAGGCTCTATCGGGCATAACTCAAGAAATTTTAAAGCAGAAAATGTTGATCCAGAACGCACTCAATTTAACACTTGTTATGTTAATGAAGATATTCACCAAGTCTATCATAAGCTATTCGATACTGCCCTTGAAAATTACAATGCCAAACAGAAACGCAATGATAGAAAAATTCCAGATTATTATGAGAAAATACACACTTCAAAACAAGAGAAGTTATTCTATGAAATCGTTGTACAAATTGGTAACTTTGAAGATATGAGTGCTACTGATGAAAACGGAAAGCTAGCGGAGAAAATCCTCCATCAATATATGGCTGAATTTCAAGATAGAGGCCCTACACTATATGCGTTTTCTGCTCATCTCCATATGAATGAAGCTACACCACATTTACATATTGATTTTGTGCCATATACAGATGGCAACAAACGTGGTTTGGAAACGAAAAATCGCTAA
- the guaA gene encoding glutamine-hydrolyzing GMP synthase, translating into MTQSKVLILDFGGQYNQLIARRVRESKVYCEIKPYNISIEDIEEFNPSAIILSGGPASVYNEGAPRCSEEIFSGRWPVLGICYGMQLMVHYLGGEVKRASHREYGTISMTVTNHEGLFKDISAETEVLMSHSDFIPQVPADFQITAYSDNTPTAAIENHSKKLYGIQFHPEVILTVEGKEIINNFLFTICNLTADWTMDSFIETTVAQIKAQIGDRKAVCGLSGGVDSAVAALLVHKAIGPNLTCIFVDHGLLRKNEAQEVMEAFEGKLGLNVIKIDAQEQFLSKLKGITEPEEKRKIIGNEFVRIFEQGAAKYGQGEYLVQGTLYPDVVESGTDTATTIKTHHNVGGLPEDMTFELCEPLRNLFKDEVRIVGSKLGLPQHLVSRQPFPGPGLAIRIMGEITEEKLEILRDADAIVREEIINYDKDKKVWQFFAVLPGAYSVGVMGDDRTYQQVVAVRAVGSEDGMTATWSRLPYELLDKISKRLVNEVDGVNRVVYDITSKPPGTIEWE; encoded by the coding sequence ATGACACAAAGTAAAGTTCTAATACTAGATTTCGGAGGGCAGTATAATCAGCTTATTGCTAGAAGAGTTAGGGAAAGTAAAGTTTATTGCGAAATAAAACCATATAATATCTCAATTGAGGATATAGAGGAATTTAACCCGTCTGCAATAATTCTTTCTGGTGGGCCAGCAAGTGTTTATAATGAAGGGGCACCAAGATGCTCAGAAGAAATTTTTAGTGGCAGATGGCCAGTTTTAGGGATTTGTTACGGCATGCAACTAATGGTACACTACCTAGGTGGAGAAGTTAAACGAGCCTCCCATAGGGAATACGGTACTATTTCAATGACTGTTACCAATCACGAGGGCTTATTTAAAGATATATCAGCAGAGACAGAGGTGTTGATGAGCCATAGTGACTTTATACCTCAAGTACCTGCTGACTTTCAGATAACAGCTTATAGCGATAATACACCAACAGCAGCCATTGAAAATCACTCTAAAAAACTTTATGGTATCCAGTTTCACCCCGAAGTTATACTTACAGTAGAAGGTAAAGAAATAATAAATAACTTTTTATTCACAATCTGTAACCTAACAGCAGATTGGACCATGGACTCTTTTATAGAGACCACTGTCGCCCAAATCAAGGCCCAAATAGGAGATAGGAAAGCTGTTTGTGGGCTAAGTGGTGGGGTTGACTCTGCAGTTGCTGCACTCCTTGTTCATAAGGCAATTGGTCCTAACCTAACCTGTATATTCGTTGATCACGGCTTGCTAAGGAAAAATGAAGCTCAAGAAGTTATGGAAGCTTTTGAGGGTAAACTGGGGTTAAATGTTATAAAGATAGACGCTCAAGAACAATTTTTGTCTAAACTAAAGGGTATTACTGAGCCAGAGGAAAAAAGAAAAATCATAGGAAATGAGTTTGTCCGTATTTTTGAACAAGGGGCAGCTAAATATGGTCAAGGTGAGTACCTAGTACAAGGTACCCTATACCCAGACGTTGTAGAGTCAGGAACTGATACTGCAACAACCATCAAAACCCATCATAACGTAGGTGGACTTCCAGAGGATATGACATTTGAACTTTGTGAGCCCCTAAGAAATCTATTTAAAGACGAAGTAAGAATAGTAGGAAGCAAACTAGGTCTTCCCCAACACCTTGTGTCCAGGCAACCTTTCCCAGGACCTGGCCTTGCAATCAGAATTATGGGAGAGATAACAGAGGAAAAACTCGAGATACTTCGCGACGCAGATGCAATCGTAAGGGAAGAAATAATTAACTACGATAAGGATAAAAAAGTATGGCAATTCTTTGCAGTCCTTCCCGGAGCTTACAGCGTAGGAGTAATGGGAGACGACCGTACCTACCAGCAAGTTGTAGCGGTAAGGGCAGTAGGCTCAGAAGACGGAATGACAGCAACATGGTCACGCTTACCATACGAGCTATTAGACAAAATATCCAAAAGATTAGTAAACGAAGTAGACGGTGTTAACCGTGTGGTATACGATATCACATCAAAACCCCCGGGAACTATTGAGTGGGAGTAG
- a CDS encoding IS1182 family transposase has protein sequence MSFIQGTDRKQKTMFPDCIEDYIGEDNPVRVIDEYVKLVNMSAFTKSKEHRRGAPGYHPSVLLKLYLYGYVNGIRSSRKLETESHRNIEVVWLLQKLKPDFKTIADFRKENKTQLKQVFKDFTKLCKDLKLLGEEFIAIDGTKIQANNSKKNNFSKKKIQRHKQYIEDKVNSYLDLLESSDKDDSPKLKYTPEEIQQKIEKLKERKIKFEELEKKLQDSECNEVSTVDEDARLMDNKNNGVTVAYNIQTAVDSKHSIIVAYDVTNNPADQGNLNSLAEKAKDIFGKRKLEVAADKGYYQADDLMKCERNETTVYLPKQSYSNATGDKDFYGDKFTYVPEKDLYICPLGHELRRINHKSKEPKRIKYRNYDACKNCESKSKCTTAAKGRIINRSPNQDFLDTIDARTEANMDKYLQRQMIVEHPYGTIKRTMNAGYFLTRGMDSVTTETALVLLAYNFKRVINIIGVKELLRILVALRPTLSLYFYMFKSYCTKRQEIYG, from the coding sequence ATGTCATTTATACAAGGTACAGATAGAAAGCAAAAAACAATGTTTCCTGACTGCATAGAAGATTACATAGGTGAGGATAATCCCGTTAGGGTAATTGATGAATACGTAAAACTGGTCAATATGAGTGCATTCACTAAATCAAAGGAACACCGCAGAGGTGCACCAGGATATCATCCCTCTGTTTTATTGAAGTTATATCTATATGGGTATGTAAATGGCATAAGATCATCTAGAAAGCTAGAAACAGAATCTCACAGGAATATAGAAGTGGTTTGGCTATTACAAAAACTAAAACCTGATTTTAAAACAATAGCTGATTTCAGGAAAGAAAATAAAACTCAGCTAAAACAAGTTTTCAAGGATTTTACTAAGTTGTGTAAGGATCTCAAACTATTAGGCGAGGAATTCATAGCAATAGATGGGACTAAAATTCAAGCTAATAATTCAAAGAAGAATAATTTCTCAAAGAAAAAAATACAAAGACACAAACAATATATCGAAGATAAGGTTAATTCCTATCTAGATTTGTTAGAAAGCAGTGACAAAGACGATTCACCTAAACTTAAGTATACACCTGAAGAAATTCAGCAAAAAATTGAAAAACTCAAGGAGCGTAAAATTAAATTTGAAGAGTTGGAAAAAAAACTACAGGATAGCGAATGTAATGAAGTATCTACAGTTGACGAAGATGCTAGGCTTATGGACAACAAAAACAATGGTGTTACTGTAGCATATAACATACAAACAGCTGTAGACTCTAAGCATAGTATTATAGTGGCATATGATGTTACAAACAATCCCGCAGATCAAGGTAATCTAAATTCACTTGCAGAAAAGGCTAAAGATATATTTGGAAAAAGGAAACTTGAAGTAGCAGCAGATAAAGGCTATTACCAAGCAGACGACCTCATGAAATGTGAGAGAAACGAAACAACAGTCTATTTGCCAAAACAGTCGTATTCTAACGCCACAGGAGACAAAGATTTCTACGGAGATAAATTTACTTATGTGCCTGAAAAAGACTTATATATTTGTCCTTTGGGCCATGAATTACGCAGAATAAACCACAAATCAAAAGAACCAAAAAGAATAAAATATAGAAACTACGATGCCTGTAAAAACTGTGAATCAAAAAGCAAATGCACCACTGCAGCCAAAGGCAGGATAATAAATCGGTCACCTAACCAAGATTTTTTGGATACTATAGATGCTAGAACAGAAGCAAATATGGACAAATACCTACAAAGGCAGATGATTGTTGAGCATCCTTATGGAACCATCAAAAGGACAATGAATGCTGGGTATTTTTTAACAAGAGGGATGGATTCTGTAACTACAGAGACAGCCCTAGTTTTGCTAGCCTATAATTTTAAAAGAGTAATAAATATTATAGGAGTGAAAGAACTACTAAGGATATTAGTAGCTCTTAGACCCACTTTATCATTGTATTTTTATATGTTTAAGTCATATTGCACCAAAAGACAGGAAATTTACGGCTAA
- a CDS encoding TIGR04141 family sporadically distributed protein, translated as MDQKNIMHGGGRSSIELCDLISSSQELIHLKPYSGSSTLSHLFNQGVVSAELLVADKNFFKKANSKIREQEKGDKFQISDARKVKIVFGIISKDTDSLPKIPFFSKVAFRHAKSRLQAFGLDVSIKNIHDAR; from the coding sequence ATGGATCAAAAAAATATAATGCATGGTGGAGGTCGTAGTAGTATAGAGTTATGCGATCTTATTTCCTCGTCTCAAGAGTTAATACATTTAAAACCCTATTCAGGATCTTCGACACTAAGTCATTTGTTTAATCAAGGTGTTGTGTCAGCAGAATTACTTGTTGCAGATAAAAATTTCTTTAAAAAAGCTAATAGTAAAATTAGAGAGCAAGAAAAAGGGGATAAATTTCAAATTTCTGATGCTAGGAAAGTTAAGATTGTATTTGGAATCATTAGTAAGGATACGGATAGCTTACCTAAAATACCATTTTTCAGCAAAGTCGCATTCAGACATGCTAAATCTAGATTACAGGCATTTGGGCTAGATGTTAGTATTAAAAATATACATGATGCAAGATAA
- a CDS encoding helix-turn-helix domain-containing protein — MGRKSKFSPEEKLEYVLRCIEGKDSFSHAAKLIGVGKDTMRRWVSNYKSLGIKGLNTSSKNFSHSSHVKEMAVSEYLSGKGSLHDICFEYGIRSTGMLHTWVMKYNSHEKLKSSGTGGVSIMTKGRKTDFDERVEIVKYCIENKHNYAETAQKFKVSYQQVNSWTNKYLKQGIDALQDKRGKRKTEDEMSEMDKLKAQNKLLEAEILEKQMEIDFLKKLEEIQRRRS, encoded by the coding sequence ATGGGACGGAAAAGTAAATTCTCACCAGAAGAAAAATTAGAATATGTTCTTAGGTGTATAGAAGGGAAAGATTCCTTTAGCCATGCAGCTAAGTTAATTGGTGTTGGCAAAGATACCATGAGGAGATGGGTTAGCAATTATAAGTCGTTGGGTATTAAAGGATTGAATACTAGTTCTAAGAATTTCAGTCACTCTTCACATGTAAAGGAAATGGCAGTAAGCGAATACCTTTCTGGTAAGGGTTCCTTGCACGATATATGTTTTGAATATGGAATACGCTCTACAGGGATGCTTCATACGTGGGTTATGAAGTATAATAGTCATGAGAAACTAAAATCTTCTGGTACTGGAGGAGTATCTATCATGACTAAAGGAAGAAAAACTGATTTTGATGAAAGAGTAGAAATAGTAAAGTACTGCATTGAAAATAAACACAACTATGCCGAAACAGCGCAGAAGTTTAAGGTATCTTACCAACAGGTCAATTCATGGACTAATAAATACTTAAAACAAGGTATAGATGCCCTTCAAGACAAGCGTGGTAAAAGAAAAACAGAAGATGAGATGTCTGAGATGGACAAACTCAAAGCCCAAAACAAACTGCTTGAAGCTGAGATTCTCGAAAAGCAAATGGAGATAGATTTTCTAAAAAAGTTGGAAGAAATACAAAGGAGGCGGTCTTAA
- a CDS encoding zinc ribbon-containing protein produces the protein MYKTGERPGKGTYICTTCGQIVRLDDSTDTLPPCPKCTETTYRKG, from the coding sequence ATGTATAAAACTGGCGAAAGACCTGGGAAAGGTACATACATTTGCACAACTTGCGGTCAAATTGTGCGATTAGATGACAGTACCGACACTTTGCCACCATGCCCTAAATGTACAGAAACAACTTATCGCAAAGGGTAA
- a CDS encoding IS3 family transposase (programmed frameshift), whose amino-acid sequence MAKDRNNKQYSKEFKESILKRIADNESVPKLSEELGISKSTLYQWARNEKKTQGDVPDNKPSTKWSSEDKFHVVLETASLSEVELAAYCRRKGIYVDDVKSWKQQCLKANTTVSKNPQKIDEELKAEKKKAKDLEKDLKRKEKALAEAAALLVLRKKAQANLGGPRGRMISSSDRKVAVELIDDARASGARLKPACEELNISERTYQRWTAGISDDIKEDQRPLATRPTPKNKLSEEERDEVVAVVNKPEFADLVPSQIVPKLADQGKYIASESTIYRVLKEEKMNTHRNRSKPPIRRPIPTHIAIAPNQVWTWDITWLPGPVKGQYFKLYLIVDIYSRKIVAHEVWETENAQYAEYLVKKAVLAEGIAGKPLVLHSDNGSPMKAATFLATLEKLGVQSSFSRPRVCNDNPFSESLFKTLKYRHKYPTKGFSELSESRKWVLKFVNWYNYDHLHSGINFVTPNQRHNGLDKAIMEKRIATYEAAKRKHPERWSGSIRDWSVQKQVTLNPVREKEFEEQVR is encoded by the exons ATGGCTAAAGACAGAAATAACAAACAGTACTCAAAAGAGTTTAAAGAATCAATACTTAAAAGAATAGCAGATAATGAGTCGGTACCTAAATTATCAGAAGAACTAGGTATATCTAAATCTACCCTATATCAATGGGCTAGAAATGAAAAGAAAACTCAAGGTGATGTACCTGATAATAAACCCTCAACTAAGTGGAGTTCAGAAGATAAATTCCATGTTGTGCTTGAGACAGCCTCCCTTTCAGAAGTAGAGTTAGCAGCATATTGCCGTAGAAAAGGTATCTATGTAGATGACGTTAAAAGCTGGAAACAGCAATGTCTAAAGGCCAATACCACTGTTTCTAAAAACCCTCAAAAGATAGATGAAGAACTTAAAGCAGAAAAGAAAAAAGCCAAAGATCTTGAAAAAGATCTAAAACGTAAAGAAAAAGCATTGGCAGAAGCGGCTGCATTATTAGTGCTTAGAAAAAAGGCCCAAGCGA ATCTGGGGGGACCCAGAGGAAGAATGATCAGCAGTTCAGATCGCAAAGTGGCAGTAGAGCTGATAGATGACGCAAGGGCTTCTGGCGCCAGATTAAAACCAGCATGTGAAGAACTAAATATCAGCGAACGAACTTACCAGAGATGGACAGCAGGTATCAGTGATGATATTAAGGAAGACCAGCGTCCTTTAGCTACAAGACCTACTCCAAAAAATAAACTATCTGAAGAAGAGCGGGACGAGGTTGTAGCTGTGGTAAACAAGCCTGAATTTGCTGATTTAGTGCCCTCTCAGATTGTTCCTAAACTAGCAGATCAGGGTAAGTATATTGCGTCTGAATCAACCATTTATCGTGTACTTAAAGAAGAAAAAATGAATACTCACAGAAATAGAAGTAAACCACCAATTAGAAGGCCTATTCCAACTCACATTGCAATAGCACCAAATCAAGTATGGACATGGGATATCACTTGGCTACCAGGCCCCGTAAAAGGTCAGTACTTTAAGCTATACCTAATTGTAGATATTTATAGCCGTAAAATTGTGGCCCATGAAGTTTGGGAAACTGAAAATGCTCAATATGCAGAATACCTAGTCAAAAAAGCTGTTTTAGCTGAAGGTATTGCTGGAAAGCCATTAGTACTACATTCTGATAACGGAAGCCCAATGAAAGCAGCTACCTTCTTAGCCACCCTAGAAAAGCTAGGGGTACAGAGCTCCTTTTCAAGACCAAGAGTATGTAATGATAATCCCTTTTCAGAATCCTTGTTTAAAACCTTAAAGTATAGACACAAATACCCAACTAAAGGCTTTTCAGAACTATCAGAATCAAGAAAATGGGTCCTGAAATTTGTCAATTGGTATAATTATGATCATTTACATAGTGGAATTAACTTTGTGACACCAAATCAGCGCCACAACGGTCTAGACAAGGCTATTATGGAAAAACGAATAGCTACTTATGAAGCAGCTAAAAGAAAACATCCTGAAAGATGGTCAGGATCAATTAGGGATTGGTCTGTCCAAAAACAAGTTACCCTTAACCCTGTTAGGGAGAAAGAATTTGAAGAACAGGTAAGATAG
- a CDS encoding complexin-2, with protein MMNDYLSYDLFLILVKYHLGGDDIWQKEIAEELNKKVDAIIARNTYTKYKTSPTKEEQEKARIEYLDLKGYHKDRPW; from the coding sequence ATGATGAACGATTATTTAAGTTATGACCTATTTCTAATTTTAGTGAAGTATCATCTAGGCGGTGATGATATCTGGCAAAAAGAAATCGCAGAAGAACTTAACAAAAAAGTAGATGCCATTATCGCCCGAAACACATACACAAAATATAAAACCTCACCCACAAAAGAAGAACAGGAAAAAGCAAGAATTGAGTACCTAGATTTGAAGGGATACCATAAAGATCGGCCGTGGTGA
- a CDS encoding PTS sugar transporter subunit IIA, with protein MFNLFKKKKEEVDYRVFAPIKGEVIELTEVPDPVFAQKMLGDGVAINPAEGVVYSPVNGEIVQVFDTKHAIGIKGETGIELLIHVGLETVALKGEGFTTFVKPGQSVKVGQKLLEFDLETIKEKAKSMITPVVITNSEQEQYNIEKNYGTANDNQYVVMEVKK; from the coding sequence TTGTTTAATTTATTTAAAAAGAAAAAAGAAGAAGTGGATTACAGAGTTTTTGCTCCTATTAAAGGTGAGGTTATTGAATTAACAGAGGTGCCAGATCCTGTATTTGCTCAAAAAATGTTAGGAGACGGTGTAGCTATAAATCCTGCTGAAGGAGTAGTCTACTCACCAGTAAATGGAGAGATTGTTCAAGTTTTCGATACAAAACATGCCATTGGAATCAAAGGTGAAACAGGGATTGAGTTACTTATTCATGTTGGTTTAGAAACAGTTGCATTAAAGGGAGAAGGTTTTACAACCTTTGTAAAGCCTGGTCAATCTGTAAAAGTTGGGCAAAAGCTACTTGAATTTGACCTTGAAACAATAAAAGAGAAGGCAAAGTCCATGATTACTCCAGTTGTTATAACTAACTCAGAACAAGAACAATACAACATAGAAAAAAATTACGGAACAGCAAATGATAACCAGTACGTAGTAATGGAAGTAAAAAAATAA
- a CDS encoding DUF6809 family protein, with protein sequence MVKFFQALPNTEQEQHLLSQMMNAQSEINLFEGREKFIEGFRLGARFMLDTFVVENKKVPFAILSNILYIIELLASCEEF encoded by the coding sequence TTGGTAAAGTTTTTTCAAGCACTACCCAATACCGAGCAGGAACAACACTTACTGTCTCAGATGATGAATGCCCAGAGTGAAATCAATCTCTTTGAGGGTCGTGAGAAGTTTATAGAAGGATTTCGATTAGGTGCAAGGTTTATGTTAGATACGTTTGTGGTTGAAAACAAGAAAGTGCCATTCGCAATATTAAGTAATATCTTATACATAATAGAACTCCTTGCAAGCTGTGAGGAGTTCTGA
- a CDS encoding IS3 family transposase — protein sequence MYLTIHELHDTKGYALTKLCNFAGIERSSYYKWLNREASGNEQFNKTLIPLIRDAYEERGGILGYRQMTIKLNREQEFHVNHKRIYRLMKILGLKSVCRRKRKNYIKSTPEITAKNVLSRNFNANGFGEKWLTDVTEMKYGISGKAYLSAILDLGDKSIVSFVLGHSNNNALVFRTFDIAHEQHPDAKPIFHSDRGFQYTSKMFKNKLDNAGMTQSMSRVSRCIDNGPMEAFFGTLKSEMYYLSKFNSYEELEAAVIEYIEYYNNRRYQKRLECMTPMEYRQHLLSKVA from the coding sequence ATCTATCTGACAATACATGAACTTCATGATACTAAAGGTTATGCACTCACAAAACTATGTAATTTTGCTGGAATTGAACGATCTTCATATTACAAATGGTTAAACAGAGAAGCAAGTGGCAATGAGCAGTTTAACAAGACTTTAATACCGTTGATCCGAGATGCTTATGAAGAGAGAGGCGGTATACTTGGGTATCGTCAGATGACAATCAAGTTAAACAGAGAGCAAGAATTCCATGTAAACCATAAGAGAATCTACAGACTGATGAAAATACTAGGTTTAAAATCTGTATGCCGTAGAAAGAGAAAGAACTACATCAAATCCACACCAGAAATAACTGCAAAAAACGTACTAAGCAGGAACTTTAATGCAAATGGATTTGGGGAGAAATGGCTTACTGATGTAACAGAGATGAAATATGGAATCAGTGGAAAAGCCTATCTAAGTGCCATACTTGACCTCGGAGATAAGAGCATAGTGTCCTTTGTCTTGGGTCATTCAAATAACAATGCACTGGTATTTAGAACGTTTGACATTGCCCATGAGCAGCACCCTGATGCAAAGCCGATCTTCCACAGTGATAGGGGATTTCAATACACCTCAAAAATGTTCAAAAACAAGTTGGATAATGCGGGTATGACACAAAGTATGTCTAGAGTATCCCGTTGCATAGATAACGGCCCTATGGAGGCATTTTTTGGTACTCTTAAGTCAGAAATGTACTACCTAAGTAAATTCAATTCATATGAGGAGTTGGAAGCCGCGGTCATTGAATACATAGAGTATTACAATAACCGTCGTTACCAGAAGAGGCTTGAGTGCATGACACCAATGGAGTATAGGCAGCACCTTTTAAGTAAGGTAGCATAA
- a CDS encoding glyceraldehyde-3-phosphate dehydrogenase, whose protein sequence is MTIKVGINGFGRIGRMVFRRAINDPTIDIVAINASYTGDVLAHLIKYDTIQGIFSGEVSGKDNRLVVNGKTIEIVNHRDPIELPWKNLGVEIVVEATGKFNQREGAYKHIEAGAKKVVLTAPGKDEDITIVMGVNEKEYISTKHHIVSNASCTTNCLAPIVKVIDDVFGIESGLMTTVHSYTNDQNNLDNPHKDLRRARACGQSIIPTTTGAAKAVSKVLPHLEGKLNGLALRVPTPNVSLVDLVANLSKEVTVDKINIALKKASLNGMAGVVEYSEAPLVSSDYIGNSSSAIVDGLSTMVMGERQCKIMAWYDNEWGYSSRVVDLVKYIGLSN, encoded by the coding sequence TTGACGATTAAGGTTGGAATCAATGGATTCGGACGCATTGGCAGAATGGTATTTAGAAGGGCCATTAACGACCCTACTATTGATATAGTTGCTATAAATGCTAGCTATACTGGTGATGTATTAGCACACCTTATTAAGTATGACACAATTCAGGGAATTTTTTCTGGTGAGGTATCTGGCAAGGACAATAGACTAGTTGTAAATGGCAAAACCATAGAAATAGTAAATCATAGGGACCCCATTGAACTGCCATGGAAAAACCTAGGGGTAGAAATAGTAGTTGAAGCTACAGGTAAATTTAATCAAAGGGAAGGTGCATACAAGCACATAGAAGCAGGAGCAAAAAAAGTAGTTCTTACAGCTCCTGGAAAAGATGAAGATATAACAATAGTAATGGGAGTAAATGAAAAGGAATATATAAGTACAAAGCACCATATAGTTTCAAATGCTTCTTGTACCACAAACTGTCTAGCACCCATAGTAAAGGTCATTGACGATGTTTTTGGGATAGAGTCTGGCCTTATGACAACAGTCCACTCTTACACCAATGATCAGAATAACTTAGACAACCCCCATAAAGACCTGAGAAGGGCTAGGGCATGTGGTCAATCCATAATTCCAACAACAACGGGAGCAGCTAAAGCTGTATCAAAAGTTTTGCCCCATTTAGAAGGAAAGCTAAATGGCTTAGCCCTTAGGGTACCCACACCAAATGTTTCCCTAGTTGACCTAGTTGCCAATTTGAGTAAAGAAGTGACTGTGGACAAAATAAACATTGCTTTAAAAAAAGCGTCTCTTAATGGGATGGCAGGGGTAGTAGAATACTCAGAAGCACCATTGGTCTCTTCTGATTATATAGGCAATTCAAGTTCTGCAATAGTGGACGGGCTTTCCACAATGGTCATGGGTGAAAGGCAATGTAAAATAATGGCCTGGTATGACAATGAATGGGGATATTCTAGTAGAGTTGTTGACCTTGTTAAATACATTGGTCTTTCTAATTAG
- a CDS encoding Fic family protein, whose product MDYMKVSEAAEKWGLSTRRVRILCQENRIEGVIRKGNLYMIPTEAKKPEDGRSKGQNRTVLKKLLDNIDKNLEKLSNMRPLTKGEVERLRDEFLIEFTYNSNAIEGNTLTLQETAMVLEGVTIDQKPLKEHLEIIGHRDAFQYVESLVSDKVEFSEYVIKNIHSLVLMDRPEDKGIFRRIPVRIMGAFHEPPQPYMVEPMMNELLVNHRQRKDKMHLVEAVALFHLDFEGIHPFIDGNGRTGRLLINLELMQNGYPAIDVKFSDRRKYYQAFDEYYRNHNELPMVEMVAGYVNERLEKYVEILA is encoded by the coding sequence ATGGATTACATGAAAGTATCAGAAGCAGCAGAAAAATGGGGTCTGTCTACCCGTCGAGTGCGTATTCTTTGCCAAGAAAATAGAATTGAGGGTGTCATTCGCAAAGGCAACCTTTATATGATACCAACCGAAGCAAAAAAGCCAGAGGACGGTCGTAGCAAGGGACAGAATCGCACTGTCCTAAAAAAGCTACTTGATAATATTGATAAAAACTTAGAAAAACTCTCTAATATGCGTCCACTGACCAAAGGCGAGGTCGAACGTTTGAGAGATGAGTTTTTGATTGAATTTACCTACAACTCCAATGCCATTGAGGGTAATACTCTCACCTTGCAAGAGACAGCAATGGTTTTAGAAGGTGTCACAATTGACCAAAAACCATTAAAAGAGCATTTAGAGATTATTGGGCATCGTGATGCGTTTCAATATGTAGAAAGCCTTGTTAGCGATAAGGTGGAGTTTTCAGAATATGTGATCAAAAATATACACTCACTTGTTTTAATGGATAGACCTGAAGACAAAGGTATTTTTCGACGTATTCCTGTACGCATTATGGGTGCTTTCCACGAGCCTCCACAGCCTTATATGGTTGAACCAATGATGAATGAATTATTAGTAAATCACAGACAAAGAAAGGATAAAATGCATCTTGTAGAAGCAGTTGCATTGTTTCACTTAGATTTTGAGGGTATCCACCCTTTTATTGATGGTAATGGACGTACAGGAAGATTGCTTATCAACTTAGAACTAATGCAGAATGGCTATCCTGCTATAGATGTGAAGTTTTCTGATAGAAGAAAATATTATCAGGCTTTTGATGAGTATTATCGCAATCACAATGAATTACCAATGGTGGAGATGGTTGCAGGGTATGTGAATGAGAGACTGGAGAAGTATGTGGAGATTTTAGCTTAG